The proteins below are encoded in one region of Paenibacillus albus:
- a CDS encoding cupin domain-containing protein, which produces MPVNFYKNTQVYPEWSELSHYGINHLKVGDIVKLHYHDANEYWIIISGRGTCTTEGDTYEIGPGDMVLTKRGDEHSLIVTEEMVAVYIYGIMPEGGRVGYLFKGVDDV; this is translated from the coding sequence ATGCCGGTTAACTTTTACAAAAACACACAGGTTTATCCCGAATGGAGCGAGCTTAGCCATTACGGTATCAACCATCTGAAAGTCGGAGATATCGTCAAGCTGCACTATCACGACGCCAATGAGTATTGGATTATTATTAGCGGCAGAGGCACTTGCACGACTGAAGGCGATACTTACGAGATCGGTCCCGGCGACATGGTCCTGACCAAACGCGGCGACGAGCATTCCTTAATCGTTACAGAGGAAATGGTGGCCGTATATATTTACGGAATTATGCCGGAGGGCGGAAGAGTCGGCTATTTATTCAAAGGAGTTGACGACGTATAA
- a CDS encoding Gfo/Idh/MocA family protein produces the protein MTLRIIQVGLGMHGFGVAQAFVKHSPDFEYAGVVEINPARLKECAAVLGVAEEVSFTDYKEAFATLTADAVFVTAASPYHYAICKAALEQGLHVLVEKPFVLNIEEGCELVELAKNKQLILMVSQNYRYQNHVLSLKNAIGEVGKPLFVQAQFYYDHFGKDYQQVMDNFMLLEMAVHHIDMIRYLFESNIRTVSGKTWNIEGSMYNGHPNVQASMELDNGMPVFYLGSLVSKGLASPWEGEWRVQCQDGSIHLGDLGQGYGVYIVDQQQNKSYVPYEDGPLPDSKQGIHSVLAEFAARIQDGAEPALSGRDNLHTLAALIAFADSSASGLVKHPESYIVTN, from the coding sequence ATGACGCTTCGGATCATTCAAGTTGGTCTTGGCATGCACGGCTTCGGCGTCGCCCAAGCATTCGTCAAGCATTCGCCGGATTTCGAATATGCCGGCGTGGTGGAGATTAATCCTGCTCGGCTGAAGGAATGTGCGGCCGTGCTTGGCGTGGCGGAAGAAGTCAGCTTCACGGATTACAAGGAAGCTTTTGCAACGCTTACGGCAGATGCAGTCTTCGTTACGGCAGCATCTCCTTATCATTATGCAATCTGTAAAGCAGCACTGGAGCAAGGGCTGCATGTGCTGGTCGAGAAGCCGTTCGTGCTCAATATTGAAGAGGGCTGCGAGCTCGTTGAACTGGCGAAGAACAAGCAGCTGATTCTGATGGTCAGTCAGAACTACCGCTATCAGAACCACGTGCTGTCGCTCAAGAACGCAATCGGCGAAGTGGGCAAGCCGCTCTTCGTGCAAGCGCAGTTCTACTACGATCACTTCGGTAAAGATTACCAGCAGGTCATGGACAACTTCATGCTGCTCGAGATGGCGGTTCACCATATTGATATGATTCGATACTTGTTCGAGTCGAACATTCGCACGGTATCGGGGAAGACGTGGAACATTGAAGGAAGCATGTACAATGGCCATCCGAACGTGCAGGCTAGTATGGAGCTGGATAACGGTATGCCAGTGTTCTACCTGGGCAGCCTCGTCTCTAAAGGGTTGGCGTCGCCGTGGGAAGGCGAATGGCGCGTTCAATGCCAGGACGGCTCCATTCACTTGGGGGATCTTGGACAAGGCTATGGCGTCTATATAGTAGATCAACAACAGAATAAGAGCTATGTCCCCTATGAGGACGGTCCGCTGCCAGATTCGAAGCAAGGCATTCACAGCGTGCTCGCCGAGTTCGCAGCGCGGATTCAGGATGGCGCTGAGCCAGCCCTGTCCGGTCGAGATAACTTGCACACGTTGGCGGCGCTTATCGCATTCGCAGATTCTTCCGCAAGCGGTCTGGTCAAACACCCGGAGAGCTATATCGTCACGAACTAA
- the prmA gene encoding 50S ribosomal protein L11 methyltransferase, with product MKWHEITISTTEEAIEMISNFLHEMDADGVSIEESGTLNKQRDTSLGQWYEHPLNDIPEGHAVIKGYFSELDTDVEALTTALITRIDELREFDIEPGEYTITKAMVDEEDWANAWKTYFKPIRVSERLTIKPTWEEYMPSPDERIIELDPGMAFGTGTHPTTALCLRTLESVIKGDEEVIDVGTGSGILAIGAMLLGARRVLALDLDPISVTSATENTRLNNLQDDIQVYLSDLLGVLNSDQKLNVTVPVDVVVANILAEIILLFIDDVYAALKPGGTYIASGIWKNKEEAVEEGLQAAGFTIIDRQRDQDWIAFVAKKPE from the coding sequence GTGAAATGGCATGAAATTACGATCTCGACAACGGAAGAAGCAATCGAGATGATCTCCAACTTCTTGCATGAAATGGATGCCGACGGCGTATCCATTGAAGAATCAGGCACACTCAATAAACAAAGAGACACGTCCCTCGGACAGTGGTATGAGCATCCGCTGAACGATATTCCGGAAGGACATGCGGTCATTAAAGGCTATTTCTCGGAGCTTGATACGGATGTTGAGGCATTAACGACTGCGTTGATTACTCGCATTGATGAGCTGCGCGAATTCGATATTGAGCCGGGCGAATATACAATTACCAAAGCGATGGTCGACGAAGAAGACTGGGCAAATGCGTGGAAAACATACTTCAAGCCAATCCGCGTATCCGAACGTTTGACGATTAAACCGACTTGGGAAGAATACATGCCATCGCCAGATGAACGTATTATCGAGCTGGATCCAGGCATGGCATTCGGTACAGGCACGCATCCGACGACAGCGCTCTGCTTGCGGACACTGGAATCGGTCATCAAAGGCGATGAGGAAGTTATCGACGTGGGCACAGGCTCCGGTATTCTCGCCATTGGTGCTATGCTGCTTGGCGCACGCCGCGTGCTGGCGCTTGATCTTGATCCGATCTCGGTTACTTCCGCAACGGAGAATACTCGTCTAAACAATTTGCAAGACGATATCCAAGTGTATTTGAGTGACCTGCTTGGCGTCCTGAACAGCGATCAGAAGCTGAATGTTACGGTTCCTGTCGATGTTGTTGTGGCGAATATTCTGGCAGAGATCATTCTGCTCTTCATTGACGATGTGTACGCTGCGCTGAAGCCAGGCGGCACCTATATCGCATCGGGAATTTGGAAGAACAAAGAAGAAGCGGTTGAAGAAGGCTTACAGGCAGCTGGGTTTACGATTATCGACCGTCAGCGCGATCAAGATTGGATTGCGTTCGTTGCGAAGAAACCGGAATAA